From the Streptomyces sp. NBC_00091 genome, the window AGATCTACTTCAAGGACAACGGCGCCCGCGCGACGAGCCTCCTCGTCGAGTTCACCGACATCGACTACGTCGACTTCGCCTTCTAGGACGCCCCCAAACCGCCGAAGCCACAGGCGCCCCCACAAGCCCCCCAAACCCAAAGAGGGCCCCGGGGATATCCCGAGACCCTCAAACACCCTTGAAGCCCCCTCAGAAGCCTTTCTCGAGGGGGTTTCTCGCCATACTCATCCCACGGCGTGCAGCGTCCGACGCCGCTTGGACTCCGCGGCCTTCTTCGCGGCGGCCTGCGCCGCCCGCTTCTTTCGCTGCTCCGCCAGCTGGTCCTGGTACTCCGCCACCGCCTGGTGGTAACTGGCGACGTACCCACGCGCGTCCAGCCGCTCCTCGGGGGGCATCGCGTTCACGGCGGCGACAGCGTCCTCGAAAGAGTTGTACCCGGCCAGCATCGGGTTGATCTGGTACACCCCGTTCCTGACCTTCCGCACCAGCTTCGCCAGCTCCAGGCTCCGCAGCGCGGCGTTGACGCTGGGCCGGCTCAGCTCCAGCAGCC encodes:
- a CDS encoding MarR family transcriptional regulator, whose translation is MSTLRFAAVNADGLLSDLDLPPAAYRVLLKLRSLSEPGGRILIDQATIGGLLELSRPSVNAALRSLELAKLVRKVRNGVYQINPMLAGYNSFEDAVAAVNAMPPEERLDARGYVASYHQAVAEYQDQLAEQRKKRAAQAAAKKAAESKRRRTLHAVG